A single region of the Arthrobacter sp. zg-Y820 genome encodes:
- a CDS encoding TetR/AcrR family transcriptional regulator, with product MQGSGREEDIGGWERLDAARNRRLLLGTALAIVSEAGVDALTMDDLARRAGVGKGTVFRRFGSRAGLMQALLDHAQRGFQESYMRGPAPLGPGAQPLERLHAFGQARIRALEITGELRRAAAVDGFTHHRHATRQLELLHLTMLLSAVPAVRDPELTAYQLEAFLEAGLLLHLHRTAGMSLDRIIAGWTGLVASVTGSSEG from the coding sequence ATGCAGGGCAGCGGGCGCGAAGAAGACATCGGCGGATGGGAGCGCCTGGACGCTGCCCGAAATCGGCGCCTGCTGCTGGGCACCGCCTTGGCCATCGTGTCAGAAGCCGGCGTCGACGCTCTCACCATGGATGACCTGGCCCGCCGCGCCGGAGTGGGCAAGGGCACGGTCTTCCGACGCTTCGGCAGCCGGGCCGGGCTGATGCAGGCCCTCCTGGATCACGCCCAGCGCGGCTTTCAGGAGAGCTATATGAGGGGACCGGCTCCGCTTGGGCCGGGAGCGCAGCCGCTGGAGCGCCTGCATGCCTTCGGCCAGGCACGGATCCGGGCTCTGGAAATTACCGGCGAACTCCGGCGCGCCGCTGCTGTGGACGGCTTTACGCACCACCGGCATGCCACGCGCCAACTGGAACTTCTGCACCTCACCATGCTGCTGTCGGCCGTTCCTGCCGTCCGCGATCCCGAACTGACTGCCTATCAGCTGGAGGCCTTCCTTGAAGCCGGGCTGCTGCTGCATTTGCACCGCACGGCGGGAATGTCCCTTGACCGGATCATTGCCGGGTGGACCGGTCTGGTGGCCTCCGTGACGGGGTCCTCCGA